In Camelina sativa cultivar DH55 chromosome 17, Cs, whole genome shotgun sequence, the genomic stretch GGGAGGAGAGACCGATGTGTTCGTGCATGATGTGAACAGGGAAATAGAAAACAAGTTCTCTAAGGCTTTCTTGTGCGAAGGGTACATGAAGAAACAGGAAGGGAGACTAAGGCATTTTGTTATCCCTAGCTACAGAGTTGGATCGCAGTCAGAATCAGATAGACTCTTTTGTCCATAGTGAATACATGTTAACTTAGATCTCCTCTGTTTATCCCAATCTGTAACTTTCTCGTCCTTGTTGTTCTACTTGTTCACTATCAGTATTAAAGAGCCTAGACAATTAAGCTATAGCAAGAAACTAGACTTTCTTAATGCTTAAAATCAAGTTTCTTGTAAATGAGCATTGGCAACTTTGTTTTGGTCCAGTAAAGCTTTACTAGTAAAAGAAATCTAGAAAAAGCTGATCAGGAGAAAAAAGTAGCACATATGAGCAATATTGTTGTATCGATAAGAAAGAACAGTCTTACCACACAATACCagaaataaaagacaaaaactcaGCAAAGAAGTCAACAAACTTAACTATTAAGTCTAACTCataataaaataccaaaatctCTGCAAACTCCCAATCCTTCAACCTCTTGGCTTGTAGTTGAAACTTCTCCCACACTTGTAGGCTGGAGGGCAGACACTAGGTGCTGAAACAGTTAAGAGTTCGTTCAGTTTAGTTgaccagaaacaaaaaagtatccATGCTGCTTCTATTAGGAAGCAATTGTAATGAAATAACTAGCTTTTACCTGGTCACAAAGATAGCGGTTGGACTGCCTGGAGATGGTGGATTCTGCGTCAGCAGTGAAGCATGTGGACCAGCTTTTGAAACATCGTCAGGGTTACTTGCAGAATATATTTCAACCTCTTCAAGACCAAGTTGTCGCTTGATCAAGTCCATGTTACTCCGAAGGACGTCAAGCTCTGCAAAAGGCAACCTCAAATTTAGAGCCTGAGTGCCAATAGATATTGCCTCGTCCTTCTTGAATTTAAGGAAAGGCATGCAAAGCTTCTGGATTTGTTTGAAGTTATCTGCTTGTCCCTCCTTCTTCAATATCTCCCTTAGTTCTGCAAGTATCTCTGCATCTGGGGCAAAACGACGGGTTTGTTGGTCAAATTTGCTTTGCAGAATCTCGAGGCAGTGAGCTCTCCATCCATCAAATTGCTCATTCACATATACTAGGCCTCTTAACTTCCCCTCTGGCACTGCAGTTACTTGAGCACCTTTCTTACCAGCCTTCTTGGAACCTAAGAGTTGTTTTTGTAGAAGCTTTCGCATTAACACAATAGAATCTTGCAAATATTTGTTTGCACTCTTGAGCACCAAATCTGGCTCAGCTGATGTTGGCCAGCCTGCTGATACCACAGAACCTTCCTTCTTCAAAAGTTTCCTCCAAACATATTCTGCAAACTGGGGACAGACTGGTTCAATGAGGCGTGTCTGCACATCCATAAAGGTCAGTACCAAGTCATGGTTCATGCCGCCATGTCCACAAGAGAGTCTATACTCATCTCGAGCAGCTTGTAAGTCGTAAAACCCATTTTTAAGTGCCTCCCTAAACATACAATCTTTGTATGCCTTTTCAGTCAATCTGATAGCAATGTTCATGTCGTTTTCAAACACTTTATCAGCATATGTAGATGGAGGGCCTGTTCTTAAAGAGGATTCAGCAGCCAGAACTTCTTCCATCCATGTGAGCTCTTTTGTCAGCCGTAAAATTGCAGCATTTGCAGTTTCAAACACAAAATTTGCATCGTCGACACCATCACCAGCATCAGCCAAAGAAAATCTTGTGGCAGTGGCAGAGAATTCTTCAATAGCCTGGCGCAGGGTTCTGAAATTTCCAGTTGACTTTGACATCTTTTCAGAATTCAACATGATGTGACCATTACATCTGATGCCACGTGGCCNNNNNNNNNNNNNNNNNNNNNNNNNNNNNNNNNNNNNNNNNNNNNNNNNNNNNNNNNNNNNNNNNNNNNNNNNNNNNNNNNNNNNNNNNNNNNNNNNNNNNNNNNNNNNNNNNNNNNNNNNNNNNNNNNNNNNNNNNNNNNNNNNNNNNNNNNNNNNNNNNNNNNNNNNNNNNNNNNNNNNNNNNNNNNNNNNNNNNNNNNNNNNNNNNNNNNNNNNNNNNNNNNNNNNNNNNNNNNNNNNNNNNNNNNNNNNNNNNNNNNNNNNNNNNNNNNNNNNNNNNNNNNNNNNNNNNNNNNNNNNNNNNNNNNNNNNNNNNNNNNNNNNNNNNNNNNNNNNNNNNNNNNNNNNNNNNNNNNNNNNNNNNNNNNNNNNNNNNNNNNNNNNNNNNNNNNNNNNNNNNNNNNNNNNNNNNNNNNNNNNNNNNNNNNNNNNNNNNNNNNNNNNNNNNNNNNNNNNNNNNNNNNNNNNNNNNNNNNNNNNNNNNNNNNNNNNNNNNNNNNNNNNNNNNNNNNNNNNNNNNNNNNNNNNNNNNNNNNNNNNNNNNNNNNNNNNNNNNNNNNNNNNNNNNNNNNNNNNNNNNNNNNNNNNNNNNNNNNNNNNNNNNNNNNNNNNNNNNNNNNNNNNNNNNNNNNNNNNNNNNNNNNNNNNNNNNNNNNNNNNNNNNNNNNNNNNNNNNNNNNNNNNNNNNNNNNNNNNNNNNNNNNNNNNNNNNNNNNNNNNNNNNNNNNNNNNNNNNNNNNNNNNNNNNNNNNNNNNNNNNNNNNNNNNNNNNNNNNNNNNNNNNNNNNNNNNNNNNNNNNNNNNNNNNNNNNNNNNNNNNNNNNNNNNNNNNNNNNNNNNNNNNNNNNNNNNNNNNNNNNNNNNNNNNNNNNNNNNNNNNNNNNNNNNNNNNNNNNNNNNNNNNNNNNNNNNNNNNNNNNNNNNNNNNNNNNNNNNNNNNNNNNNNNNNNNNNNNNNNNNNNNNNNNNNNNNNNNNNNNNNNNNNNNNNNNNNNNNNNNNNNNNNNNNNNNNNNNNNNNNNNNNNNNNNNNNNNNNNNNNNNNNNNNNNNNNNNNNNNNNNNNNNNNNNNNNNNNNNNNNNNNNNNNNNNNNNNNNNNNNNNNNNNNNNNNNNNNNNNNNNNNNNNNNNNNNNNNNNNNNNNNNNNNNNNNNNNNNNNNNNNNNNNNNNNNNNNNNNNNNNNNNNNNNNNNNNNNNNNNNNNNNNNNNNNNNNNNNNNNNNNNNNNNNNNNNNNNNNNNNNNNNNNNNNNNNNNNNNNNNNNNNNNNNNNNNNNNNNNNNNNNNNNNNNNNNNNNNNNNNNNNNNNNNNNNNNNNNNNNNNNNNNNNNNNNNNNNNNNNNNNNNNNNNNNNNNNNNNNNNNNNNNNNNNNNNNNNNNNNNNNNNNNNNNNNNNNNNNNNNNNNNNNNNNNNNNNNNNNNNNNNNNNNNNNNNNNNNNNNNNNNNNNNNNNNNNNNNNNNNNNNNNNNNNNNNNNNNNNNNNNNNNNNNNNNNNNNNNNNNNNNNNNNNNNNNNNNNNNNNNNNNNNNNNNNNNNNNNNNNNNNNNNNNNNNNNNNNNNNNNNNNNNNNNNNNNNNNNNNNNNNNNNNNNNNNNNNNNNNNNNNNNNNNNNNNNNNNNNNNNNNNNNNNNNNNNNNNNNNNNNNNNNNNNNNNNNNNNNNNNNNNNNNNNNNNNNNNNNNNNNNNNNNNNNNNNNNNNNNNNNNNNNNNNNNNNNNNNNNNNNNNNNNNNNNNNNNNNNNNNNNNNNNNNNNNNNNNNNNNNNNNNNNNNNNNNNNNNNNNNNNNNNNNNNNNNNNNNNNNNNNNNNNNNNNNNNNNNNNNNNNNNNNNNNNNNNNNNNNNNNNNNNNNNNNNNNNNNNNNNNNNNNNNNNNNNNNNNNNNNNNNNNNNNNNNNNNNNNNNNNNNNNNNNNNNNNNNNNNNNNNNNNNNNNNNNNNNNNNNNNNNNNNNNNNNNNNNNNNNNNNNNNNNNNNNNNNNNNNNNNNNNNNNNNNNNNNNNNNNNNNNNNNNNNNNNNNNNNNNNNNNNNNNNNNNNNNNNNNNNNNNNNNNNNNNNNNNNNNNNNNNNNNNNNNNNNNNNNNNNNNNNNNNNNNNNNNNNNNNNNNNNNNNNNNNNNNNNNNNNNNNNNNNNNNNNNNNNNNNNNNNNNNNNNNNNNNNNNNNNNNNNNNNNNNNNNNNNNNNNNNNNNNNNNNNNNNNNNNNNNNNNNNNNNNNNNNNNNNNNNNNNNNNNNNNNNNNNNNNNNNNNNNNNNNNNNNNNNNNNNNNNNNNNNNNNNNNNNNNNNNNNNNNNNNNNNNNNNNNNNNNNNNNNNNNNNNNNNNNNNNNNNNNNNNNNNNNNNNNNNNNNNNNNNNNNNNNNNNNNNNNNNNNNNNNNNNNNNNNNNNNNNNNNNNNNNNNNNNNNNNNNNNNNNNNNNNNNNNNNNNNNNNNNNNNNNNNNNNNNNNNNNNNNNNNNNNNNNNNNNNNNNNNNNNNNNNNNNNNNNNNNNNNNNNNNNNNNNNNNNNNNNNNNNNNNNNNNNNNNNNNNNNNNNNNNNNNNNNNNNNNNNNNNNNNNNNNNNNNNNNNNNNNNNNNNNNNNNNNNNNNNNNNNNNNNNNNNNNNNNNNNNNNNNNNNNNNNNNNNNNNNNNNNNNNNNNNNNNNNNNNNNNNNNNNNNNNNNNNNNNNNNNNNNNNNNNNNNNNNNNNNNNNNNNNNNNNNNNNNNNNNNNNNNNNNNNNNNNNNNNNNNNNNNNNNNNNNNNNNNNNNNNNNNNNNNNNNNNNNNNNNNNNNNNNNNNNNNNNNNNNNNNNNNNNNNNNNNNNNNNNNNNNNNNNNNNNNNNNNNNNNNNNNNNNNNNNNNNNNNNNNNNNNNNNNNNNNNNNNNNNNNNNNNNNNNNNNNNNNNNNNNNNNNNNNNNNNNNNNNNNNNNNNNNNNNNNNNNNNNNNNNNNNNNNNNNNNNNNNNNNNNNNNNNNNNNNNNNNNNNNNNNNNNNNNNNNNNNNNNNNNNNNNNNNNNNNNNNNNNNNNNNNNNNNNNNNNNNNNNNN encodes the following:
- the LOC104755160 gene encoding leucine--tRNA ligase, cytoplasmic-like, translating into MLNSEKMSKSTGNFRTLRQAIEEFSATATRFSLADAGDGVDDANFVFETANAAILRLTKELTWMEEVLAAESSLRTGPPSTYADKVFENDMNIAIRLTEKAYKDCMFREALKNGFYDLQAARDEYRLSCGHGGMNHDLVLTFMDVQTRLIEPVCPQFAEYVWRKLLKKEGSVVSAGWPTSAEPDLVLKSANKYLQDSIVLMRKLLQKQLLGSKKAGKKGAQVTAVPEGKLRGLVYVNEQFDGWRAHCLEILQSKFDQQTRRFAPDAEILAELREILKKEGQADNFKQIQKLCMPFLKFKKDEAISIGTQALNLRLPFAELDVLRSNMDLIKRQLGLEEVEIYSASNPDDVSKAGPHASLLTQNPPSPGSPTAIFVTST